From Ananas comosus cultivar F153 linkage group 8, ASM154086v1, whole genome shotgun sequence, one genomic window encodes:
- the LOC109713777 gene encoding shaggy-related protein kinase NtK-1-like has protein sequence MHMMRRLKSIASGRSSVSDPGGDCGSKRAKVDQDGAGDILIEPHLVEDKFTVVDRSSSHLSTEASTSGVDQLPNEMNEMKIRDDKVNDHKEKEIEGTMVNGNVAEAGQIIATTIGGRNGQPKQTISYMAERVVGTGSFGVVFQAKCVESGETVAIKKVLQDKRYKNRELQIMQLLNHPNVVHLKHYFFSTTNKDELYLNLVLEYVSETVYHVAKYYNRMNQNVPLILVQLYTYQICRGLAYIHRVVGVCHRDIKPQNLLVNPHTHQVKLCDFGSAKKLVPGEPNISYICSRYYRAPELIFGATEYTTAIDMWSVGCVLAELLIRQPLFPGESGVDQLVEIIKILGTPTREEIKCMNPNYTEFKFPQIKAHPWHKLFHKRMPPEAVDLVSRLLQYSPNLRCTALEACAHPFFDELRDPSTRLPNGRPLPPLFNFTSEELEGTSPELIQRLIPEHMRK, from the exons atGCATATGATGCGGCGGCTTAAGAGCATTGCGTCCGGGCGATCCTCCGTATCCGATCCC GGTGGAGACTGTGGCTCCAAAAGAGCAAAGGTCGATCAAGATGGCGCAGGGGACATTCTAATTGAACCGCATTTGGTCGAGGACAAATTTACTGTTGTAGACCGATCATCAAGTCATTTGAGTACTGAGGCAAGCACGTCAGGCGTTGATCAGCTTCCAAACGAAATGAATGAGATGAAAATAAGAGATGATAAAGTTAACGACCACAAGGAGAAG GAAATTGAGGGCACAATGGTGAATGGAAATGTAGCAGAAGCAGGTCAGATAATTGCAACAACAATAGGCGGTCGGAATGGGCAGCCGAAACAG ACAATCTCATATATGGCAGAGCGTGTGGTCGGGACTGGCTCATTTGGTGTAGTCTTTCAG GCTAAGTGCGTGGAGTCTGGGGAAACTGTTGCTATCAAGAAGGTGCTACAGGATAAGAGATATAAGAACAGGGAACTCCAAATTATGCAATTGCTCAACCATCCTAATGTAGTTCATCTTAAACATTATTTCTTTTCAACCACTAACAAAGATGAACTCTACCTCAACCTGGTACTTGAATATGTTTCTGAGACTGTTTATCACGTTGCAAAGTACTACAACCGAATGAACCAGAATGTGCCTCTTATACTCGTTCAGTTATATACATACCAG ATTTGCCGTGGACTTGCTTACATTCATCGTGTCGTCGGTGTATGTCATCGTGATATTAAACCCCAAAATTTGTTG GTCAATCCCCACACTCATCAAGTTAAACTTTGTGATTTTGGAAGTGCCAAGAAGTTG GTTCCAGGAGAGCCTAACATATCTTATATTTGCTCGCGGTACTATAGAGCTCCCGAGCTTATCTTTGGAGCTACAGAATATACCACAGCGATTGATATGTGGTCTGTTGGTTGTGTCTTAGCTGAGCTCCTCATAAGACAG CCTTTATTCCCTGGAGAAAGTGGGGTTGATCAACTGGTGGAAATCATCAAG ATTTTGGGTACCCCGACACGAGAAGAGATTAAATGTATGAATCCAAACTACACGGAGTTCAAATTTCCACAGATCAAAGCTCACCCGTGGCACAAG ctTTTTCACAAACGTATGCCTCCTGAAGCTGTTGATCTTGTTTCAAGGCTACTCCAATACTCTCCTAATTTGCGCTGCACTGCT CTGGAGGCCTGTGCTCATCCATTCTTCGACGAGTTGAGAGATCCCAGCACCCGCCTGCCAAATGGACGACCCCTTCCCCCTCTATTTAACTTCACAAGTGAAG AGCTTGAAGGCACCTCTCCTGAGTTAATACAACGGCTTATTCCCGAGCACATGAGGAAATGA